The following are from one region of the Sorghum bicolor cultivar BTx623 chromosome 2, Sorghum_bicolor_NCBIv3, whole genome shotgun sequence genome:
- the LOC8079917 gene encoding uncharacterized protein LOC8079917: MPDSPQLHHPPSPPAPPPPPPAASSTPASPAAANAQPTLIETAAKLRMIIKGVLGRYQRWNPVHPTAGSFWGVGLGLGCGVGWGPGFGPEVIGYVGAGCGVGFSVGFTLAGVGIGLPQHGLIRNHEHGGFASNFPVDSARFYTITIIRSLVWDAISYAGNVLALRKESRQKLLRFQDNPPVSGGVDLPKLGKGVSSSIRSTVECIRAFKDQHWPP; this comes from the exons ATGCCAGACTCCCCCCAGCTCCACCACCCACCTTCCcctcccgcgccgccgccgccgccaccggcggCCAGCTCAACACCAGCCTCGCCAGCGGCAGCAAATGCGCAACCCACCCTG ATTGAGACTGCGGCGAAGCTGAGGATGATCATCAAGGGCGTGCTCGGGCGGTACCAGCGCTGGAACCCCGTGCACCCGACGGCCGGCTCCTTCTGGGGCGTGGGGCTCGGCCTCGGTTGCGGTGTCGGCTGGGGCCCCGGGTTCGGACCTGAGGTCATTGGGTACGTCGGCGCCGGGTGTGGCGTGGGGTTCAGCGTTGGGTTCACGCTCGCCGGCGTCGGCATCGGCCTGCCGCAGCACGGCCTCATCAGGAACCACGAGCACGGTG GTTTTGCAAGTAACTTCCCTGTTGATTCAGCAAGATTTTACACCATAACCATCatcagaagtttggtatgggATGCCATCAGCTATGCAGGTAATGTGTTGGCTTTGAGGAAAGAATCTCGACAGAAGCTTCTGAGGTTCCAGGACAACCCTCCGGTATCAGGAGGAGTTGATCTGCCGAAGCTGGGGAAGGGCGTGTCAAGTAGCATCAGGTCCACAGTGGAATGCATCAGGGCCTTCAAAGATCAGCACTGGCCTCCTTAA